Proteins encoded together in one Micromonospora auratinigra window:
- a CDS encoding transcriptional regulator, whose amino-acid sequence MALRGGTRFVVRFEDVFPAGCALVPESMGEVEDYDEKTGRRSPAKDKVTGQRVWQVRVMDLDPELGKRSRETTVKISADYQPVPPTGAPFEAVEFDGMTVTPYVSNNGRMAYSLRATGLRAPAGVTKKAAA is encoded by the coding sequence ATGGCTCTGCGAGGCGGCACCCGGTTCGTCGTGCGGTTCGAAGATGTGTTCCCGGCGGGGTGCGCGTTGGTGCCCGAGTCGATGGGTGAGGTCGAGGACTACGACGAGAAGACCGGCCGTCGCAGCCCGGCTAAGGACAAGGTGACCGGCCAGCGGGTGTGGCAAGTCCGGGTGATGGACCTCGATCCCGAGCTGGGGAAGCGGTCCCGGGAGACGACGGTGAAGATCTCCGCCGACTACCAGCCGGTGCCGCCGACGGGTGCGCCGTTCGAGGCGGTGGAGTTCGACGGGATGACGGTCACGCCGTACGTGAGCAACAACGGCCGAATGGCGTACTCGCTGCGTGCGACCGGGCTGCGGGCCCCGGCGGGCGTGACCAAGAAGGCGGCGGCGTAG
- a CDS encoding pentapeptide repeat-containing protein has product MQRLRSLYWRLKIWKQIKINAFRERRGKFAVHPIAWMAPLATVALGLYVVALWKAPDILTLELSAASPEARLTAAHNARLLVISVVSALVVGAGLLYTARNYRLAHRGQVTDRFAKSLERLGSNELYIRIGGIRALGHVMQDSPDHYLDCVEVLAAFIRARAPRAGDFNDTAPSIYPHRQLPNEPEADVQAAFTALAHRPKKHQSDRHLLDFHDLHLRAVNLADAQLDDADFRGADLQECNLSGASARGALFDGANLRSAELSQVRLGRASLAQARLAKSRMSEAELVNSHLVEANMEDANLYQANLHSANLRGADLRRTQLVGANFSYANLSRANLSFARLTGAQLVSAQLSSASLNHATLIGADLNGANLQSARMQNAVISHADEADENPPHPED; this is encoded by the coding sequence GTGCAGAGACTGCGAAGCCTCTACTGGCGACTAAAGATATGGAAGCAGATAAAGATAAATGCTTTCCGCGAGAGGAGGGGCAAATTTGCCGTCCACCCCATTGCCTGGATGGCACCCCTAGCGACGGTCGCGCTCGGGCTGTACGTCGTTGCCCTTTGGAAAGCTCCAGATATCCTGACCCTGGAGCTGTCGGCGGCAAGCCCAGAGGCCAGGCTTACCGCAGCCCATAATGCACGACTTTTGGTTATCTCAGTCGTGAGTGCGCTCGTTGTCGGCGCGGGCCTCCTGTATACGGCGCGTAATTATCGCTTAGCCCACCGCGGCCAAGTAACGGACCGATTTGCAAAATCGTTAGAGCGCCTCGGCTCCAACGAGCTTTATATCCGCATCGGTGGCATCCGGGCACTCGGTCATGTTATGCAAGACTCTCCAGACCATTATCTTGACTGCGTGGAGGTGCTGGCTGCCTTCATACGCGCTCGCGCCCCGAGGGCCGGGGACTTCAACGATACGGCGCCCTCGATTTACCCGCATCGCCAGCTTCCGAACGAGCCGGAAGCGGACGTTCAAGCCGCCTTTACCGCGCTAGCTCATCGCCCCAAGAAACATCAGTCCGACCGCCACCTCTTAGATTTCCATGACTTGCACCTACGGGCAGTTAATCTGGCAGATGCCCAGTTGGACGACGCAGACTTTAGGGGTGCCGACCTGCAAGAGTGCAATCTGTCGGGGGCAAGCGCACGGGGTGCACTATTCGACGGCGCAAACCTAAGGAGTGCAGAGCTCTCACAAGTACGGCTGGGGCGGGCAAGCCTAGCCCAAGCTCGCTTGGCGAAATCCCGCATGAGCGAGGCCGAGCTAGTGAATTCACATTTGGTTGAGGCCAATATGGAGGATGCAAACCTATATCAAGCGAACCTGCACTCAGCGAACCTTCGTGGAGCCGATCTTCGCCGCACTCAGCTTGTTGGGGCGAACTTCAGCTACGCCAATCTTTCACGCGCCAACCTAAGCTTTGCAAGGTTGACGGGCGCGCAACTCGTTTCCGCTCAACTATCGAGCGCCAGCCTCAATCACGCAACCTTAATAGGCGCGGACCTTAACGGAGCAAACCTTCAAAGTGCTCGAATGCAGAATGCGGTCATTAGTCATGCCGATGAGGCCGATGAGAACCCTCCCCACCCAGAGGACTAG
- a CDS encoding glycosyltransferase family 2 protein has protein sequence MENLTQIVSVITPVHAPSIEHLAGAYASLAKQEMPDGWDWQWLVQEDGQTGALVDALPDDPRISLGTGRSGGPGVARTLALSRVSGDLIKVLDADDQLTPGALARDIAAFDAHPQIGWTTSRVLDLLPDGSTAGWDKDPAGGVVARGSVLSFWQANGYRASVHPATLCLRRDLVFALGGWMALPASEDTGLLLAANAVSDGYFTREYGLLYRKWPGQVTSQAAHREPTEYQGRMKIIEARAEALTSMLPDGLPLTPPPA, from the coding sequence GTGGAAAACTTGACGCAGATCGTCTCGGTCATCACGCCCGTCCACGCGCCCAGCATCGAGCACCTCGCTGGCGCCTACGCCTCGTTGGCCAAGCAGGAGATGCCCGACGGGTGGGACTGGCAATGGCTGGTCCAGGAGGACGGCCAAACCGGCGCCCTGGTTGACGCGTTGCCCGACGACCCCCGAATCAGCCTCGGCACCGGCCGATCGGGTGGGCCTGGCGTCGCCCGTACCCTGGCGCTGTCGCGAGTGTCCGGGGACCTGATCAAGGTCCTGGACGCCGACGACCAGTTGACGCCCGGAGCGCTCGCCCGGGACATCGCCGCTTTCGACGCGCACCCGCAGATCGGCTGGACCACCTCGCGGGTACTCGATCTGCTTCCCGACGGGTCTACCGCCGGCTGGGACAAGGACCCGGCCGGCGGCGTCGTCGCCCGCGGCTCCGTCCTGTCCTTCTGGCAGGCCAACGGCTACCGGGCGTCCGTGCACCCCGCAACGCTCTGCCTGCGGCGCGACCTCGTCTTTGCCCTGGGTGGCTGGATGGCGTTGCCTGCCTCCGAGGACACCGGGCTCCTCCTCGCCGCCAACGCGGTCAGCGACGGGTACTTCACCCGCGAATACGGCTTGCTGTACCGGAAGTGGCCCGGCCAAGTGACCAGCCAAGCCGCGCACCGCGAGCCCACCGAGTACCAGGGACGCATGAAAATCATCGAGGCCAGAGCCGAAGCCCTGACCTCGATGCTGCCCGACGGACTGCCACTCACCCCTCCGCCGGCGTAG
- a CDS encoding GntR family transcriptional regulator gives MQARDWRPRYLQLAEELRAKITRGELAPGTLMPSETELADTSGLSRTSVRNAIRQLREWGLVRAEQGRGTYVRAPRQRVRRRNAERYQWEKDRVLLDETERLKTGAIEHDTGLTVDDLKFHAEYTRVEADEDMAAALRVDPGTPLLRRVYWTSSRHENAPLTMSYSYLPYDLVAANPDLLDAGKEPWPGGTQHQLHTLGVEVDRIDDVIRARPPSPDEAELLDIDPGVSVLTVRKTSIDTKGRVVEVADVVMPGDRTELVYSHKLQRWKT, from the coding sequence GTGCAAGCCCGGGACTGGCGCCCTCGCTACCTGCAACTCGCAGAGGAGTTGCGGGCGAAGATCACGCGCGGTGAACTGGCCCCCGGCACGCTGATGCCGAGTGAAACCGAGCTGGCCGATACGTCGGGCCTGTCCCGCACCAGCGTGCGCAACGCGATCCGGCAACTCCGTGAATGGGGCCTGGTCCGCGCAGAGCAGGGGCGCGGCACCTACGTCCGGGCACCCCGCCAGCGGGTACGCCGGCGTAACGCCGAGCGGTACCAGTGGGAGAAGGACCGGGTCCTGCTCGACGAGACCGAGCGGTTGAAGACCGGCGCCATCGAGCACGACACCGGCCTGACCGTCGACGACCTCAAGTTCCACGCCGAGTACACCCGCGTGGAAGCGGACGAGGACATGGCGGCGGCCCTGCGGGTAGACCCGGGTACGCCACTGCTCCGCCGGGTCTACTGGACGTCCTCCCGGCACGAGAACGCGCCGCTGACCATGTCGTACTCGTACCTGCCCTACGACCTGGTGGCCGCGAACCCGGACTTGCTCGACGCTGGCAAGGAGCCGTGGCCGGGCGGGACTCAGCATCAGCTTCACACCCTCGGCGTCGAGGTGGACCGGATCGACGACGTGATCCGTGCCCGCCCGCCGTCACCGGACGAGGCCGAGCTGTTGGACATCGACCCGGGCGTCTCGGTGCTCACCGTCCGCAAGACCTCGATCGACACCAAGGGCCGCGTCGTCGAGGTCGCCGACGTGGTGATGCCGGGTGACCGGACCGAGCTTGTCTACTCCCACAAACTCCAGCGGTGGAAAACTTGA